Within Agarivorans litoreus, the genomic segment AAAAGCGGTTTGTAATCCTTGGCTACGAACTAGAGATGCACCAACCAATGCAGTAAGAATGGTTAAGGCAATTGCGCTTAACGCGCCCATCTGGCTGCCCACCTGAATTAACACATAAATCTCTGCGTAAGACAGGCCAGCAAACAATAAAAATACATATAAAAACAAGGCGTAGTTCCTCAAAGTCATGGAGAAGCTGAAAATCTGCTTCACCTTAAGGGTAAAATATGAGGGCAGTTGGAGCAAATTTAAAGGCTTATGCTCAATAAACCAGCAAACAACAGCACATTTCGCTTATTTAATGGCGCTTCAATAGCTACTTTCTACACTCAAAGTGACATCTGCTTACCAGAGGCTCAATATGGAAACCGCTTGCTATTTAGTTCTCACCACTTTTGATAATGTAGATGCTGCTCAGCACTTTGCGCAGCAGCTTGTAGAAAAAAAATTGGCGGCTTGTGTTAATATTTTGCCGCAAGTCAGGTCTATTTATCGCTGGCAAGACAATATTGAATCCAGTAGTGAGGTACAGCTGCAAATTAAAACCAATTTGCGCTGCTTACATTCCTTACAGTGTTATTTTAAACAGCATCATCCCTATGATTGCCCAGAATTTATTGCGCTACCCATTGAACAAGGAGCGAGTGACTACCTGAAATGGCTAAACGATTCTTTACAATAGTATTTTTGCTCTGCTTGAGCTTACCGAGTATTGCCGACAACCTACTCGACCAACTGCCCGGCCTAAAGGCCTCTCCTAGTTCTAATGCAAATGAATTCTTACCTGTAGATAGCGCTTTTGCCTTCAACTTTATTGAGCAAGACGGAGCGCTGCACCTTAGTTGGCAAGTTGCCGAGCAATACTATCTTTACCAAGCTCAGTTTAAAGTTGTTGCAGACGGCCAGTCGATTGATCTAAGCAAGCTACTGCCACAAGGCAAGCTATATAACGATGCTTACTTTGGTGAAGTGTTTATTTACCCGCAAGATGTCTCTTTCTCTGTGCCGCTTAGTGAGTTAAATCAAGCCAACAATATTCAGGTCACTTATCAAGGCTGTGCCGAAGCCGGTTTATGCTATCCGCCAGAAACCAAGCAAGCTTTTCTTTCACAATCTTCAGCTGCTAATGCTGCAACAGAAGAGCTCAGTGCAAAAACAACAGCACCAATTGTAAACAACGAAGGCTCGGTGCCCATTAGCCAACAATGGGTGCTAGCCGATCGCCTCACCAACAACAATATTTGGCTAAATGTATTGCTGTTTTTTGTATTAGGCATTGGACTCGCTTTTACGCCTTGTGTATTTCCCATGTATCCCATTCTTACCGGCATTATTGCCGGTGCAGGTAAACAGCTAAGCACTAAGCGCGCTTTTAGTTTATCGATGGCCTACGTGCAAGGTATGGCGGCTACCTTTACCGCCTTAGGCTTAGTGGTGGCCAGTGCAGGACTACAGTTTCAAGCTGCGCTGCAACACCCAATCATATTAGGCGGCTTAGCCGTGCTCTTTGTGGTGCTAGCGCTGTCGATGTTTGGCTTATTTAACCTACAACTGCCCAGCAGCCTGCAG encodes:
- a CDS encoding protein-disulfide reductase DsbD; this encodes MAKRFFTIVFLLCLSLPSIADNLLDQLPGLKASPSSNANEFLPVDSAFAFNFIEQDGALHLSWQVAEQYYLYQAQFKVVADGQSIDLSKLLPQGKLYNDAYFGEVFIYPQDVSFSVPLSELNQANNIQVTYQGCAEAGLCYPPETKQAFLSQSSAANAATEELSAKTTAPIVNNEGSVPISQQWVLADRLTNNNIWLNVLLFFVLGIGLAFTPCVFPMYPILTGIIAGAGKQLSTKRAFSLSMAYVQGMAATFTALGLVVASAGLQFQAALQHPIILGGLAVLFVVLALSMFGLFNLQLPSSLQQKLNSLSNQQQAGSLSGAAIMGMISGLVASPCTAAPLSGVLIYVAQSGDLALGAITLYSLSLGMGLPLLLLGASSGRLLPKAGAWMNHVKTFFGVMLLAVAILMLERFLSGEAIRMLWAALVIGASGYYYHQNRLALLSGWQTFRQLLLLAVMAISLLWAAQPWFAPAPAQQQGEFIQVANLEEMQQQLQLAAKQGKPALVDFYADWCTACKDFENKTFHAPQVSAKLDKMVLIQADVTQTNATAIKLLNHYEVLGLPTILLFDQQGEELKQARVTGFMNAEAFSAHLILNGL
- the cutA gene encoding divalent-cation tolerance protein CutA, which gives rise to METACYLVLTTFDNVDAAQHFAQQLVEKKLAACVNILPQVRSIYRWQDNIESSSEVQLQIKTNLRCLHSLQCYFKQHHPYDCPEFIALPIEQGASDYLKWLNDSLQ